In Flavobacterium sp. CS20, a single window of DNA contains:
- a CDS encoding transketolase C-terminal domain-containing protein translates to MGQGIVVCSLGDASITEGEVSEAFQMVALKQLPIIYLIQDNDWDISANAKETRAQNAYEYAQGFHGLEAISIDGTDFEESYSTLEKVIETVRTEQRPFLVHAKCPLLNHHTSGVRMEFYRDDLEESQQRDPYPKFVKLMKANGFSETDLDDIEHDIRENVKSDYEATLTSDDPKPEDLFTHDFAPTPITEEVGERSPKGAEKVVMVDCALFAIEELMQDHPECLLYGQDVGGRLGGVFREATTLAQKFGDHRVFNTSIQEAFIVGSTVGMSAVGLKPIVEVQFADYIWPGLNQLFTEVSRSCYLSEGKWPVSMILRVPIGAYGSGGPYHSSSVESVVTNIRGLKIAYPSNGADLKGLMKATYHDPNPVVIFEHKGLYWSKVPGTKGATSVEPAKDYILPFGKAWVLQEIWLKDNEETLSIITYGMGVHWAVNASAELGLQDQIEIVDLRTLHPLDEETIFKSVKKCKKCLVVTEEPSDNTFARALSGKIQEECFQYLDAPVMTIGSENMPAIPLNSTLEETMIPSTEKVKAKINALLKY, encoded by the coding sequence ATGGGGCAAGGAATAGTCGTCTGTTCTTTGGGCGACGCTTCAATTACCGAAGGTGAAGTTTCAGAGGCTTTTCAAATGGTCGCCTTAAAGCAACTGCCCATTATTTATTTAATCCAAGATAACGACTGGGATATTTCTGCCAACGCAAAAGAAACCCGAGCCCAAAATGCCTACGAATATGCTCAAGGTTTTCACGGACTTGAAGCCATTAGCATTGACGGGACTGATTTTGAAGAATCGTATTCCACTTTAGAAAAAGTCATTGAAACTGTTAGAACAGAACAACGTCCGTTTTTAGTGCACGCCAAATGTCCACTTTTAAATCACCACACTTCTGGCGTTCGTATGGAATTTTATCGAGATGATTTAGAAGAATCTCAACAACGCGATCCTTATCCAAAATTTGTGAAATTGATGAAAGCCAATGGATTTTCTGAAACTGATTTAGACGATATAGAACACGATATCAGAGAAAATGTCAAGTCTGATTATGAAGCGACTCTCACCTCAGATGACCCCAAACCCGAAGATTTATTTACCCACGACTTTGCCCCAACACCCATTACAGAAGAAGTTGGTGAACGCTCTCCAAAAGGTGCAGAAAAAGTCGTCATGGTCGATTGTGCTTTATTTGCTATTGAAGAACTCATGCAAGACCATCCTGAATGCTTACTTTACGGTCAAGATGTTGGTGGACGATTGGGTGGTGTGTTTCGTGAAGCGACCACTTTAGCCCAAAAGTTTGGTGACCATCGGGTGTTTAATACATCAATTCAAGAAGCTTTTATAGTAGGCTCAACGGTCGGAATGTCTGCCGTTGGACTCAAACCCATTGTTGAGGTTCAGTTTGCCGATTACATTTGGCCTGGACTAAATCAATTGTTTACAGAAGTCAGCCGAAGCTGTTATCTCTCCGAAGGCAAATGGCCAGTGTCTATGATTTTGCGTGTGCCTATTGGGGCTTATGGCAGTGGCGGACCTTACCATTCCTCTTCGGTAGAAAGTGTGGTCACTAATATTCGTGGACTTAAAATTGCTTACCCAAGCAACGGTGCCGATTTAAAAGGCTTGATGAAAGCGACCTATCACGACCCCAATCCCGTGGTGATTTTTGAACATAAAGGCTTGTATTGGAGTAAAGTCCCTGGCACGAAAGGTGCCACCAGCGTTGAACCTGCCAAAGACTATATTTTGCCTTTTGGCAAAGCTTGGGTTTTACAAGAAATTTGGCTAAAAGATAATGAAGAAACTTTAAGCATCATCACCTATGGTATGGGCGTGCATTGGGCGGTTAACGCTTCGGCAGAACTCGGACTTCAAGACCAAATCGAAATTGTAGATTTAAGAACCTTGCACCCACTCGACGAAGAAACAATTTTTAAGTCTGTGAAAAAATGTAAAAAATGCCTCGTAGTCACCGAAGAACCATCAGACAACACCTTTGCCAGAGCACTTAGCGGAAAAATTCAAGAGGAATGTTTTCAATATCTCGATGCCCCTGTGATGACCATTGGCTCGGAAAATATGCCAGCGATTCCGCTGAACTCAACTTTAGAAGAAACGATGATTCCGAGTACGGAAAAAGTTAAAGCCAAAATTAATGCTCTTTTAAAATATTAA
- a CDS encoding DEAD/DEAH box helicase family protein encodes MSFRAITFPDSYTYSSDSEHIPLEFYNAVFPVSKTVDLFLGYFNSGAFRVLSESFAEFIYNGGSMRMITNHYYTKLDFENLIAESELNDYGEVSKLVKDLRKLKDSLDEYGQHFFDCLKYLIKENRLQIQPVSFGKQSLSHSKRMLFYDGENHILAEGSMNFTLAGFVKNAESFQVEVPWNSKVSQVRIENQRKHFEKVFNQENNEYTYLNPEEIKEAIEDIGEQKSIKDLLETSINIGSENYSKKLKEIHQAKKKKFEAVIDKLDCEPKFPFDEPRDYQKQAYKNWVENDYKGVFAMATGTGKTITSLNCVLQEYQKDKKYHSIILVPSIALLNQWEQEVLDFNFKNILKVGGGNKWENELANFASNLSWGISKNLIIISTYGSFVTDRFQKYFKKIQDKFTLIADEAHNMGASQIKKRLGNVSVEKKIGLSATPKRVYDPEGTDAIDAFFEDKPPYIYSFTMERALKEERLTEYKYYPKIVELQNDELESYIEISQRLLRFFDFDKGEFKKDPMVEKLLLTRKNIIHKAHNKIDCFKDIVKELDKKKKLKYVFTYVPEGFVYNDSGGSERLLNDFMRKAMEARPDLKINSYTAEDEDLNEILKGFSEGKIEMLFAMKMLDEGVDVPRAEVGIFASSTGNPRQFIQRRGSLLRKHKNKANAIIYDMIVVPPLNDANADTYRMERNQVKTELQRVAHFSSLSMNFYDTKNELSSICDKYELNIDQIIQEL; translated from the coding sequence GTGTCATTTAGAGCTATTACATTTCCCGATTCTTATACGTATAGTTCAGATTCAGAGCATATACCACTAGAGTTTTATAATGCTGTTTTTCCTGTTTCGAAAACGGTAGATTTGTTTTTGGGGTATTTTAACTCAGGCGCATTTCGTGTATTATCTGAAAGTTTTGCGGAGTTTATCTATAATGGCGGTAGTATGCGCATGATTACCAATCATTACTATACAAAATTAGATTTTGAAAACTTAATAGCTGAGTCCGAGTTAAACGACTATGGTGAAGTTTCCAAATTAGTAAAAGATTTACGCAAGCTAAAAGACAGCTTAGATGAATATGGACAACACTTTTTTGATTGTTTAAAGTACCTTATCAAAGAAAATAGGCTACAAATACAACCAGTAAGTTTTGGTAAACAAAGTTTAAGCCATAGCAAAAGAATGTTATTCTATGATGGTGAAAATCACATTCTAGCTGAAGGAAGTATGAACTTCACACTAGCTGGTTTTGTTAAAAATGCAGAAAGCTTTCAGGTTGAAGTCCCTTGGAATTCTAAAGTTAGTCAAGTAAGAATAGAAAACCAAAGAAAACATTTTGAAAAAGTTTTTAATCAAGAAAACAACGAATATACATACCTGAATCCCGAAGAAATAAAAGAAGCAATTGAGGACATAGGAGAACAAAAATCCATTAAAGATTTACTTGAAACTAGCATAAACATTGGAAGTGAAAATTACAGTAAAAAATTAAAAGAAATACACCAAGCTAAAAAGAAAAAGTTTGAAGCTGTAATCGATAAACTTGATTGTGAACCTAAATTCCCCTTTGACGAACCTAGAGATTATCAAAAACAAGCTTATAAAAATTGGGTTGAAAACGATTATAAAGGTGTTTTCGCTATGGCTACTGGTACTGGGAAAACTATTACTTCGTTGAATTGTGTTTTGCAGGAATATCAGAAAGACAAAAAATACCACTCTATAATTCTTGTGCCGTCAATTGCTTTACTAAATCAATGGGAACAAGAAGTGTTAGATTTTAATTTTAAGAATATCCTTAAAGTTGGCGGTGGCAATAAATGGGAAAATGAACTGGCTAATTTTGCTAGTAATCTATCCTGGGGAATCTCTAAAAATCTAATTATCATTTCAACTTATGGAAGTTTTGTGACTGATAGGTTTCAAAAATATTTTAAAAAAATTCAAGATAAATTTACACTTATTGCTGATGAAGCACACAATATGGGCGCAAGTCAAATAAAGAAGCGATTAGGAAATGTAAGTGTTGAAAAGAAAATTGGACTGTCTGCTACACCAAAACGAGTTTATGACCCAGAAGGCACAGATGCTATTGATGCTTTTTTTGAAGACAAGCCGCCATATATTTACTCGTTTACAATGGAGAGAGCTTTAAAAGAAGAAAGACTTACAGAGTATAAATATTATCCAAAAATCGTTGAGCTACAAAACGATGAACTCGAAAGTTATATAGAAATATCACAACGGCTTTTAAGATTTTTTGACTTTGATAAAGGAGAATTTAAAAAAGACCCTATGGTTGAAAAACTCCTTTTAACGAGAAAAAACATTATCCATAAAGCACATAATAAAATTGACTGTTTTAAAGACATTGTAAAAGAGCTCGATAAAAAAAAGAAGCTAAAATACGTGTTCACCTACGTGCCAGAAGGTTTTGTATATAACGACTCTGGAGGCAGTGAAAGACTACTCAACGATTTTATGCGAAAAGCTATGGAAGCCAGGCCAGATTTAAAAATTAATTCTTACACCGCAGAAGATGAAGATTTAAACGAAATACTTAAAGGATTTTCAGAAGGAAAAATCGAAATGCTATTTGCCATGAAAATGTTAGATGAAGGTGTAGATGTGCCACGTGCTGAAGTTGGAATATTTGCAAGTAGCACAGGAAATCCCAGACAATTTATACAACGTAGAGGTAGTCTTTTGAGAAAACACAAAAATAAAGCTAATGCAATAATTTATGATATGATTGTTGTACCACCTCTGAATGACGCTAATGCAGATACTTATAGAATGGAAAGAAATCAAGTAAAAACAGAATTACAACGTGTTGCTCATTTTTCCAGCTTATCTATGAATTTTTACGATACAAAAAATGAATTGAGTTCAATTTGCGATAAATACGAATTAAATATTGACCAAATTATACAAGAATTATGA
- a CDS encoding AAA family ATPase, whose translation MASIINSIAFENFFNYYGDFEDNKYELDEGINIIVADNGAGKSKFFNAFLWLFYDQILDSDTKKKINIRNAGVKILSDKAKNETPKGSYVKCGVMIEYTSGTRYKYQIIKSFTATRIGEQITDENSWQFVINEIEVNKTELVLHRYKPVYDEDEKTRIINGLIMKAFRKYSFLQGEEVDDIIDFSKKESIEEAVENLTDIKKYEKIHELLDEFKAKAFRDLQKQLKANNAQNERFDIAVADKEKIEQQIEQEKINLEQWNETLRATENEKNELDKLYANAEKRKEIDDKLKPLRKRLRDKQEEFETFLDRINNRFFDGNFAWIAMGFEEEVEKFRALNEHYIERRYEKKALKNVEENPNEYFHFLPENSPDSVSLQNMIDDEHCYVCNREAKEGTPEYNNLIKLKNRTRDNQSQKPFVKNDLKNFFGDLQINAQPFYNKFDSIRDSIIKTKEKEIELKESIEKLKKRIKSIDDDRNSIMIAGHDAEQSARDIINNYTGAVRRMESANSKINDIIIPKINKLKQDLKAINDEIKSLNKSNDIPNGFNENYEVLSDLEEASQKAKDRVFDGMISLLEEHANIHFKNLIKNNDLSGGILKFEKNPNGSINFNYIDSKGNSVYGSSEGFQRMKKFSVVMAIISANNAEYNYPLLADAPISAFGEGFTEGFFEAIGDVFPQSIVLVKELFKQDDEMKINELGKRLLKDPKVKTMYVNHVPENAEQIDIVTTQTKLK comes from the coding sequence ATGGCATCAATAATAAACAGTATAGCTTTCGAAAATTTCTTTAATTACTACGGTGATTTTGAAGATAATAAATATGAGTTAGATGAAGGTATAAATATTATTGTGGCCGATAATGGTGCTGGAAAATCAAAATTTTTTAATGCTTTTTTGTGGTTGTTTTACGACCAAATACTTGATTCTGACACAAAGAAAAAAATAAATATTAGAAATGCTGGCGTCAAAATTTTATCTGATAAAGCTAAAAACGAAACACCAAAAGGTAGTTATGTGAAATGCGGCGTTATGATAGAATATACTAGTGGGACAAGGTATAAGTATCAAATCATAAAATCTTTTACAGCCACCCGTATAGGTGAGCAAATCACAGATGAAAACAGTTGGCAATTTGTCATTAACGAAATTGAAGTCAATAAAACTGAGCTTGTTTTACATAGATACAAACCTGTCTATGATGAAGATGAAAAAACAAGAATAATTAATGGACTTATTATGAAAGCCTTTAGGAAATATTCATTTCTACAAGGTGAAGAAGTTGACGATATCATAGATTTTAGCAAAAAAGAAAGCATAGAAGAAGCTGTTGAAAATCTCACAGATATTAAAAAATATGAAAAAATTCATGAGCTATTAGACGAATTTAAAGCTAAAGCATTTAGAGATTTACAAAAACAACTTAAGGCTAACAATGCTCAAAACGAACGATTTGATATTGCTGTAGCTGATAAAGAAAAAATTGAGCAACAAATAGAACAAGAAAAAATTAATCTTGAGCAATGGAATGAAACTTTAAGAGCAACTGAAAACGAAAAAAACGAATTGGATAAACTCTATGCTAATGCAGAAAAAAGAAAGGAGATAGATGACAAATTAAAACCTTTAAGAAAGCGGTTGCGTGACAAACAAGAAGAATTTGAAACCTTTCTAGACCGCATAAACAATCGTTTTTTTGACGGCAATTTTGCTTGGATTGCTATGGGATTTGAGGAAGAAGTTGAAAAATTTAGAGCTTTAAATGAACACTATATTGAGAGAAGATACGAAAAGAAAGCTTTAAAAAATGTAGAAGAAAACCCTAACGAGTATTTTCATTTCTTACCAGAAAATTCACCAGACTCGGTCTCACTTCAAAACATGATTGACGACGAACATTGTTATGTCTGCAATAGAGAAGCTAAAGAAGGCACACCTGAATACAACAATCTTATTAAGCTTAAAAATAGAACAAGAGATAATCAAAGCCAAAAACCTTTTGTAAAAAATGACTTAAAGAATTTTTTTGGTGATTTACAAATTAATGCTCAGCCTTTTTACAACAAGTTTGATAGCATAAGAGATTCAATAATAAAGACTAAAGAAAAAGAGATAGAACTTAAAGAAAGTATTGAAAAGCTTAAAAAAAGAATTAAATCTATAGATGATGATAGAAATTCAATAATGATTGCTGGTCATGATGCTGAACAATCTGCAAGAGATATTATCAATAATTATACTGGTGCTGTCCGACGCATGGAAAGTGCCAATAGTAAAATAAATGATATTATTATCCCAAAAATAAATAAGTTAAAACAAGATTTAAAAGCAATTAATGATGAGATAAAAAGCCTTAATAAATCCAATGATATACCAAACGGGTTCAATGAAAACTACGAAGTTTTAAGTGATTTAGAAGAAGCTTCACAAAAAGCTAAAGACAGGGTTTTTGATGGTATGATAAGCCTACTTGAAGAACATGCCAACATACATTTTAAAAACCTGATTAAGAACAATGACTTATCAGGTGGTATTCTGAAGTTTGAAAAAAATCCAAATGGCTCGATTAATTTTAATTACATAGACAGTAAGGGCAATTCTGTTTACGGTAGCTCAGAAGGTTTCCAGCGAATGAAAAAATTCTCAGTTGTGATGGCTATCATTTCCGCAAACAATGCTGAATACAACTATCCATTATTGGCCGATGCACCCATATCTGCATTTGGCGAAGGATTTACAGAAGGCTTTTTTGAAGCCATTGGTGATGTGTTTCCACAAAGTATAGTTTTAGTAAAAGAACTTTTCAAGCAAGACGATGAAATGAAAATCAATGAGTTGGGTAAACGACTACTCAAAGACCCCAAAGTGAAAACCATGTATGTCAATCATGTGCCTGAAAATGCAGAACAAATTGATATTGTAACCACTCAAACCAAATTGAAATGA
- a CDS encoding GxxExxY protein codes for MTENEISKIIVNTAYQIHVELELGLLESVYEEILYSELIAQNLKVERQKAIPLVWKNNKMSLGFRADLIVNQKVLIELKSVEKIAPVHPKQVLTYLKLTDLKLGLLINFNEALIKNGITRIVNNI; via the coding sequence ATGACTGAAAATGAAATTTCAAAAATTATTGTCAATACCGCATATCAAATTCACGTAGAATTAGAGCTAGGATTGTTAGAGTCTGTGTATGAAGAAATATTGTATAGTGAGTTGATAGCTCAAAATTTAAAAGTAGAAAGACAGAAGGCTATACCTCTCGTTTGGAAAAATAATAAAATGTCACTCGGATTTAGAGCGGACTTAATTGTAAATCAAAAAGTTTTAATTGAATTAAAATCGGTAGAAAAAATAGCTCCAGTTCACCCAAAACAAGTATTGACTTATTTAAAACTTACGGATTTAAAACTTGGTTTGTTGATTAATTTCAATGAAGCTCTTATTAAAAATGGTATAACAAGAATCGTCAATAATATATAA
- a CDS encoding dihydrolipoamide acetyltransferase family protein yields MREKNKITEKVDFKLPKMGESITEGTILNWLIDEGDSFDEGDILVEVGTDKVDNEVPAPFSGVLIEKKYQPKDVVKIGEVIAILKETSGKPTKNKEASAQKVSPQKTSPLTPLRRKGNQKVSGRGAVSPLRGDGRGAPDGRGAYFYSPLVEQIAKDYHISYEELARIPATGANERLRKSDIFKYIENGRPAQFAQPVNDQPQGFQVPDLKFDIGKGQPVEMDRMRQMIADHMVYSKHVSPHVTAYVEADMTNLVNWRNQHKAEFHKRTGEKLSFTPLFVQAVTKAIQDFPKINSSLDNKTIIVKDDINIGMATALPNGNLIVPVIKNTDTKDLDQLAKEVNNLARKTRENKLTNDETKGGTFTISNVGTFGSLMGTPIINQPEATILATGIIKKRAEVIEKDESDTIEIRSMMYLSLSFDHRIVDGFLAGSFLRRIADYLEDY; encoded by the coding sequence ATGAGAGAAAAAAATAAAATAACAGAAAAAGTGGATTTCAAACTCCCCAAAATGGGCGAAAGTATAACCGAAGGCACCATCCTTAATTGGCTAATTGATGAAGGCGATTCGTTTGATGAAGGCGATATTTTAGTCGAAGTCGGTACCGACAAAGTCGATAACGAAGTACCTGCTCCTTTTTCTGGAGTATTGATAGAAAAGAAATATCAACCGAAAGATGTGGTTAAAATAGGAGAAGTTATTGCCATTTTAAAAGAAACTTCAGGAAAACCAACCAAAAACAAAGAAGCCTCTGCACAAAAGGTCTCTCCACAAAAGACCTCTCCGCTAACCCCTCTCCGAAGGAAAGGGAATCAAAAGGTTTCTGGAAGAGGGGCAGTTTCTCCCCTTAGGGGAGACGGAAGAGGGGCTCCAGACGGAAGAGGGGCTTACTTCTATTCTCCATTAGTTGAACAAATCGCTAAAGATTACCATATCAGTTATGAAGAATTAGCGAGAATTCCAGCTACAGGTGCTAATGAAAGATTACGAAAATCAGATATTTTTAAATACATTGAAAATGGCAGACCAGCACAGTTTGCACAACCCGTAAATGATCAACCCCAAGGCTTTCAAGTGCCTGATTTAAAATTTGATATCGGTAAAGGTCAACCTGTTGAAATGGATCGCATGCGACAGATGATTGCAGACCATATGGTCTATTCTAAACACGTCTCACCACACGTTACGGCCTATGTGGAAGCTGACATGACTAATCTCGTCAACTGGCGAAATCAGCACAAGGCAGAGTTTCACAAACGCACAGGAGAAAAATTAAGTTTTACACCTTTATTTGTTCAAGCCGTAACCAAAGCCATTCAAGATTTTCCTAAAATCAATTCTTCTCTTGACAATAAAACTATTATTGTTAAAGACGATATTAATATTGGAATGGCAACGGCTTTACCAAATGGAAATCTCATTGTTCCTGTGATAAAAAATACAGACACAAAAGATTTAGATCAACTGGCAAAAGAAGTTAACAATTTAGCGAGAAAGACCAGAGAAAATAAATTAACAAATGATGAGACCAAAGGTGGAACATTTACTATTTCAAATGTCGGCACTTTTGGCAGTTTAATGGGTACGCCTATTATCAATCAGCCAGAAGCGACGATTTTGGCGACAGGTATTATTAAAAAACGTGCTGAAGTGATAGAAAAAGATGAAAGCGATACCATTGAAATTCGCTCAATGATGTATTTGTCTTTATCCTTTGATCACCGGATTGTTGATGGCTTTTTAGCAGGAAGTTTTTTAAGACGTATTGCGGATTACTTGGAGGATTATTAA
- a CDS encoding transferase hexapeptide repeat family protein, whose protein sequence is MAIYKFKNHIPVIHSSSFVHPQVAVTGNVIIGKNCYIGPGAAIRGDWGEIILENGVNVQENCIIHMFPGKSIRLKQSSHIGHGAIIHGANLGENCMIGMNAVIMDDAEIGDESIIGAMTFIKAETKIPHRSLVVGNPGKIIKEVSDDMIAWKTAGTKLYQQLPQDCHESIEEVEPLREIPKNRPQQEDFYQTLNEFRNRSG, encoded by the coding sequence ATGGCAATATACAAATTCAAAAATCATATCCCAGTCATTCACTCATCCAGCTTTGTGCATCCACAAGTCGCTGTCACTGGTAACGTGATTATCGGTAAAAATTGTTATATCGGACCAGGTGCGGCAATTCGTGGCGATTGGGGTGAAATAATTTTGGAAAATGGCGTCAATGTCCAGGAAAACTGTATCATTCATATGTTCCCAGGTAAAAGTATTCGCTTGAAACAAAGTTCACATATCGGTCACGGAGCAATTATTCACGGAGCAAATCTCGGAGAAAATTGTATGATTGGTATGAATGCCGTCATTATGGATGATGCCGAAATTGGAGATGAATCCATTATCGGTGCAATGACTTTTATAAAAGCGGAAACCAAAATTCCTCATAGAAGTTTAGTGGTTGGTAATCCAGGAAAAATTATTAAAGAAGTTTCAGATGATATGATAGCTTGGAAAACTGCAGGCACAAAGCTTTATCAACAACTGCCTCAAGATTGTCACGAAAGCATAGAAGAAGTTGAACCTTTACGAGAAATCCCTAAAAACCGACCACAACAGGAAGACTTTTACCAGACGTTGAATGAATTTAGGAATAGAAGTGGGTAG
- a CDS encoding four helix bundle protein: MEIKSKYHFKFEDLIIYQKAIVLGEYINKLIERFPKHEIYKLSSQFSRASDSIAFNIAEGTSGSDANFIRYLIISQGRQMSVYLHLQKPGLEVIYQMKKMKK; this comes from the coding sequence TTGGAAATAAAAAGTAAATATCATTTTAAATTTGAGGACTTGATAATATACCAAAAAGCAATAGTTCTGGGTGAATATATTAATAAACTAATTGAGCGATTTCCTAAACACGAAATTTATAAACTATCATCACAATTTAGTAGAGCCTCAGATTCCATTGCTTTCAATATAGCAGAAGGAACTTCAGGTTCAGATGCTAATTTTATTCGTTACCTAATTATATCTCAAGGCAGACAAATGAGTGTATATCTGCATCTACAAAAGCCAGGCTTAGAGGTTATATATCAGATGAAGAAAATGAAGAAGTAA
- a CDS encoding thiamine pyrophosphate-dependent enzyme has product MKKETILKAFKNLVTAKSMTELYEDNFKIVSKYVHATSRGHEVIQIAVGMQLKPEDYVYPYYRDDAMLLSIGMQPKDLMLQLLAKKDDPFSGGRTYYSHPSLRDEDKPKIPHQSSATGMQAIPATGATLALKYVDKQNKALSFGEGLVEAIPL; this is encoded by the coding sequence ATGAAAAAAGAAACCATACTCAAAGCATTTAAAAACCTCGTCACAGCCAAATCGATGACAGAATTGTATGAAGATAATTTTAAAATTGTCTCCAAATACGTCCACGCCACCTCACGCGGTCACGAAGTTATTCAAATAGCAGTAGGCATGCAACTCAAACCCGAAGATTATGTCTATCCCTATTACAGAGATGATGCCATGTTACTCTCCATCGGGATGCAACCCAAAGATTTGATGTTGCAACTTCTCGCCAAAAAAGACGATCCTTTTTCTGGCGGACGCACCTATTATTCACATCCGAGTTTAAGAGATGAAGATAAACCCAAAATACCACACCAAAGTTCAGCGACAGGTATGCAAGCCATACCAGCAACTGGAGCGACCTTAGCTTTAAAGTATGTAGATAAGCAAAACAAAGCCCTTTCCTTTGGAGAGGGTTTGGTAGAGGCCATTCCCCTTTAG